One region of Thunnus albacares chromosome 8, fThuAlb1.1, whole genome shotgun sequence genomic DNA includes:
- the LOC122987425 gene encoding uncharacterized protein LOC122987425, with translation MICRILLLISPTSCVCGTFVLNVTETSYQAEENHNITLEWMFTTKTDSSSTVLIINCQLLTDVKCLVLYHLYEGVEDSEFQDGQFAGRVQCDKDALREGRIRLHVSRLRTDDSGLYVCKVQTNYGRNIGKGRLNVTAARDWPEPETPNTASRERIGLYCVLGLTAAAISVLAVYSFTLCLLNKIYTRSSGGFQKTDSLADGSEETV, from the exons atgatctgcaggatccttctgctcatcagcccgacctcctgtgtctgtg gaacatttgtaTTGAACGTGACAGAGACCTCCTACCAGGCAGAGGAGaaccacaacatcacactggaatggatgtttacaaccaaaACTGACAGTTCCTCCACCGTACTTATAATTAATTGTCAACTGTTAACTGATGTTAAATGCTTGGTCCTGTATCATCTATATGAGGGTGTTGAGGACTCAGAGTTTCAGGATGGACAGTTTGCAGGAcgagttcagtgtgacaaagacgccctcagagaaggacgaatcagacttcatgtgtccagACTCAGGACTGATGACTCGGGTCTGTACGTGTGTAAAGTGCAAACAAATTATGGTCGGAACATAGGAAAAGGCCGACTCAAtgtcactg CAGCGAGGGATTGGCCTGAACCTGAGACACCAAACACAGCGAGTCGGGAAAGGATCGGCCTCTACTGTGTACtgggactgacagcagcagctatatctgtactggctgtttattcattcactctctgcctgTTAAACAAGATTTATACTCGGTCCAGTGGTGGATTTCAGAAAACTGACAGTTTAGCAGATGGATCAGAGGAAACAGTTTGA